A genomic window from Gymnodinialimonas ceratoperidinii includes:
- a CDS encoding response regulator, whose translation MKLLAVDDDPIFLDLLVSTLNAIGYDDITPVKSAMEALHELAVATVPFDCLLFDIQMPVKNGIELTKEVRQQARHAQTPIIMITQMQQREFIDQAYAAGADDYVVKPIQAAELSARLGMVKRVAELDYQVKHSNAQSPHPWRFSDAIPLEARDSILNYLALENYLLTLGRLRMSNICAFSVSLVGAADRFASVPIDEFTDTLNDIAAIVVDHTKRHRPLVSYAGSGRFIVVLPRAIGLDTEELSDLINGELETLYTSVYLPEEEGAQVRIGPIHRPRILNGFSATSLISKALGGVSDEVQEARYKQLWKSAA comes from the coding sequence GTGAAACTTCTTGCAGTTGATGACGACCCCATCTTTCTGGATCTACTCGTCTCCACCCTCAACGCGATTGGATATGACGACATCACGCCGGTGAAATCCGCGATGGAGGCTCTGCACGAGCTGGCCGTGGCGACCGTTCCTTTCGACTGCCTGCTGTTCGACATCCAGATGCCGGTCAAGAACGGTATCGAGTTGACCAAGGAAGTCCGTCAGCAAGCGCGCCACGCGCAAACGCCGATCATCATGATCACGCAGATGCAACAGCGCGAATTCATCGACCAGGCCTATGCCGCCGGCGCCGACGATTACGTCGTGAAGCCGATCCAGGCAGCAGAGCTTTCCGCCCGCCTCGGGATGGTGAAGCGCGTGGCCGAGCTGGATTACCAGGTCAAGCACAGCAATGCGCAGTCGCCCCACCCGTGGCGCTTCAGCGATGCGATCCCGCTGGAGGCGCGCGACAGCATCCTCAACTACCTCGCGTTGGAGAACTACCTGCTGACCCTCGGGCGGCTCCGGATGTCGAACATCTGCGCCTTCAGTGTGTCCCTCGTGGGCGCGGCTGACCGCTTCGCGTCAGTGCCCATCGACGAGTTCACTGACACGCTCAACGACATCGCCGCCATCGTCGTCGATCACACCAAGCGGCACCGTCCACTGGTCTCCTACGCAGGCTCTGGCCGCTTCATCGTCGTGCTGCCGCGCGCGATCGGGCTGGACACCGAGGAGCTGAGCGACCTGATCAATGGCGAGTTGGAGACGCTCTACACCTCGGTCTACCTGCCCGAGGAAGAAGGCGCGCAGGTTCGCATCGGGCCGATCCACCGGCCCCGTATCCTGAATGGCTTCTCGGCCACATCGCTTATCTCCAAGGCTCTGGGCGGCGTCAGCGACGAAGTTCAGGAAGCACGCTACAAGCAGCTCTGGAAGAGCGCGGCGTGA
- a CDS encoding DUF6280 family protein, with the protein MRDFVDGTAFNFEQGTRARKLFAAVVLAALDDAIADDKKYGNGPEQIARWARSRDGREVLSCAGIDPNERVVNGLMAFVANGVRTSVALSREESERRNQAEAA; encoded by the coding sequence ATGCGGGATTTCGTTGACGGAACCGCCTTCAACTTTGAACAAGGCACACGGGCGCGGAAACTTTTCGCAGCCGTCGTCTTGGCAGCGTTGGATGATGCGATCGCCGATGACAAGAAATACGGGAATGGTCCAGAGCAAATCGCTCGCTGGGCTCGCTCGCGTGATGGACGTGAAGTTTTGTCCTGCGCGGGTATTGACCCGAACGAACGCGTTGTGAATGGCCTCATGGCCTTCGTAGCAAACGGTGTTCGCACCTCCGTGGCACTCAGCCGCGAAGAAAGCGAGCGTCGTAACCAGGCCGAAGCAGCCTGA
- a CDS encoding TolC family outer membrane protein: MASRFIARVRKALLVTTLAAVAAGPAQADSLRQVMVDAYRHSNLLEQNRYLLRIQDEGVAQAVAQLRPVLSFVASMSRELVNNTTTASASLVAEYLIYDGGARRFAVEAAEETVLATREQLISLEQQVLLDAVTAYMNVWRDMQVVNVRQRNVRVITQQLRAARDRFEVGEDTRTDVAQAEATLATARSQLAAAHGALEISRELFNLAVGRYPNGLSGPGAIPNVPRSEAAAQALARQEHPAIRALMHEVTAAELGIEQAQAGLRPQLSLEGRATEVLENTANPFAEGGSATIGLTLTQPIYRGGQLLSLERQSRAQAAAVRFSLNQQVRMNLQAVGNAWALMGIATAQIQAADQGIAAAELAFAGVQEEASLGARTTLDVLDAEQDVLNARISRIEAQADLYLASYQLLAAAGLLTVEALHLPVPEYDPSAYADMFSGAPSIVNSPRGQQLDSMLERVGRD, encoded by the coding sequence TTTATTGCGCGTGTCCGCAAAGCTTTGCTCGTCACAACGCTGGCTGCCGTGGCCGCCGGGCCCGCACAGGCCGACAGCCTGCGACAGGTGATGGTGGACGCCTACCGCCACTCCAATCTTCTGGAACAGAACCGCTACCTGCTGCGCATTCAGGACGAGGGCGTCGCGCAAGCCGTCGCGCAGCTGCGCCCGGTGCTCAGCTTCGTCGCGTCCATGAGCCGCGAGTTGGTCAACAACACTACGACGGCCTCGGCGTCTCTGGTGGCAGAATACCTGATCTATGACGGCGGCGCGCGCCGGTTTGCGGTGGAAGCCGCCGAGGAAACGGTGCTGGCAACGCGCGAGCAGTTGATCTCGCTGGAGCAGCAGGTCCTTCTGGATGCGGTCACTGCTTACATGAATGTGTGGCGCGACATGCAGGTGGTGAACGTACGCCAACGCAACGTGCGCGTGATCACGCAGCAATTGCGCGCAGCGCGCGATCGGTTCGAGGTCGGAGAAGACACACGGACCGATGTGGCCCAGGCCGAGGCGACACTGGCGACGGCGCGGTCGCAACTGGCCGCTGCACACGGCGCGCTCGAGATCAGCCGCGAGCTCTTCAACCTGGCCGTTGGCCGCTATCCTAACGGCTTGAGTGGCCCCGGCGCGATCCCCAATGTCCCGCGCAGCGAGGCCGCAGCCCAAGCGCTGGCGCGTCAGGAGCACCCGGCGATCCGCGCCTTGATGCATGAGGTCACCGCCGCCGAACTGGGTATCGAGCAGGCGCAAGCCGGTTTGCGCCCGCAACTCAGCCTCGAGGGCCGCGCCACGGAGGTACTCGAGAACACAGCCAATCCCTTCGCGGAGGGCGGATCCGCCACCATCGGCCTGACCCTGACGCAGCCGATCTATCGCGGTGGCCAGCTGTTGTCGCTGGAGCGTCAGTCTCGGGCGCAGGCCGCCGCTGTCCGCTTCTCGCTGAACCAGCAGGTTCGGATGAACCTTCAGGCCGTGGGCAATGCCTGGGCGCTGATGGGCATCGCCACCGCTCAGATCCAGGCAGCCGACCAAGGGATCGCGGCAGCCGAGCTGGCCTTTGCCGGGGTTCAGGAAGAGGCATCCCTCGGCGCGCGGACCACGCTGGACGTTCTCGATGCCGAGCAGGACGTGCTCAACGCGCGGATCAGTCGGATCGAGGCGCAGGCGGATCTTTACCTCGCCAGCTACCAGTTGCTTGCTGCCGCAGGTTTGCTGACCGTCGAGGCCCTGCACCTCCCCGTGCCTGAATATGACCCGTCCGCCTACGCCGACATGTTCTCGGGCGCGCCGTCCATCGTGAACAGCCCGCGCGGCCAGCAGCTTGATTCCATGCTGGAGCGCGTGGGCCGCGACTGA
- the gndA gene encoding NADP-dependent phosphogluconate dehydrogenase, with product MAKADIGLIGLGTMGSALALNIAEKGFKVAVWNRTTATTHEFAREAGALAANIVATETLEDLVAAIDGPRAIILMVPAGAPVDQQIAALDPHLDPDDMVIDAGNANFRDTIRRMTELSRPFLGIGVSGGEDGARHGPAIMGGGDPAHWARVEPILIAIAAKFEGSPCANLMGENGAGHFVKAVHNGIEYADMQLIAEVYGIMRDGLSMAAPEIGKRFLQWDEGRLSSYLIETSAAVACAHDEATDGPLLDVIVDAAGQKGTGRWTAIEAQHLGTPIPVIEAAVAARNMSAQRPLRADLAERFGGVDTLDISVETLEAALTCGKILCYAQGFDMLRAAAVAFEWSLKPEVIARNWRAGCIIRSAMLDDMAAAFEAAPETTLMAAPYFADILTETIGALRATVIAANGAGLPVPAMSAALAYFDTMRQARGTANMIQGQRDYFGLHGFVRVDSGAMDQHGPWADD from the coding sequence ATGGCGAAGGCGGACATCGGATTGATCGGGCTCGGGACGATGGGCTCTGCCCTCGCTCTCAACATCGCGGAGAAGGGCTTCAAGGTCGCGGTCTGGAACCGCACGACGGCCACGACCCACGAATTCGCTCGGGAAGCGGGCGCTCTGGCCGCCAATATCGTGGCGACAGAGACGCTGGAAGATCTCGTGGCGGCCATAGACGGCCCGCGCGCCATCATCCTGATGGTGCCTGCAGGGGCTCCCGTCGACCAGCAGATCGCGGCGCTTGATCCACACCTCGACCCGGACGACATGGTCATCGACGCGGGCAACGCCAACTTTCGCGACACGATCCGCCGAATGACGGAGCTCTCGCGGCCCTTCCTCGGCATCGGCGTGTCCGGTGGCGAAGACGGCGCACGTCACGGCCCGGCCATCATGGGAGGCGGTGACCCGGCCCATTGGGCGCGGGTGGAGCCGATCCTCATCGCGATTGCCGCGAAGTTCGAAGGCTCGCCCTGCGCCAACCTGATGGGCGAAAACGGTGCGGGGCACTTCGTCAAAGCGGTGCACAACGGTATTGAGTACGCCGACATGCAGTTGATCGCCGAGGTCTACGGGATCATGCGCGACGGGTTGAGCATGGCGGCGCCCGAGATCGGCAAGCGGTTCCTGCAATGGGACGAGGGGCGGCTGAGTTCGTACCTGATCGAAACCTCGGCGGCCGTAGCCTGCGCCCACGACGAAGCCACGGACGGCCCGCTTCTCGACGTGATCGTGGACGCGGCAGGCCAGAAGGGGACCGGGCGCTGGACGGCGATCGAGGCGCAACACCTCGGCACGCCGATCCCGGTGATCGAAGCTGCCGTGGCCGCCCGCAACATGTCCGCGCAGCGCCCGTTGCGTGCGGATCTGGCCGAGCGATTTGGCGGCGTGGACACGCTCGACATATCCGTCGAGACGTTGGAGGCGGCGCTCACCTGCGGCAAGATCCTCTGCTACGCGCAGGGCTTCGACATGCTCCGCGCCGCCGCTGTCGCCTTTGAGTGGTCGCTGAAGCCAGAGGTGATCGCGCGCAATTGGCGGGCTGGCTGCATCATCCGCTCTGCCATGCTCGACGACATGGCCGCCGCTTTCGAAGCCGCGCCCGAGACGACGCTGATGGCCGCGCCCTATTTCGCCGATATCCTGACCGAGACCATCGGTGCTCTGCGCGCCACGGTCATCGCTGCGAATGGTGCCGGCCTGCCGGTGCCCGCCATGTCAGCCGCGCTCGCCTATTTCGACACCATGCGTCAGGCCCGGGGTACGGCGAACATGATCCAGGGGCAGAGGGATTATTTCGGCCTGCACGGGTTTGTGCGTGTGGACAGCGGCGCGATGGATCAGCACGGGCCGTGGGCCGACGATTGA
- the efp gene encoding elongation factor P has protein sequence MPKINGNEIRPSNVLEHNGGLWAAVKVDHVKPGKGGAFAQVELRNLRNGSKLNERFRSADKVERVRLEQKDQQFLYESDGMLVFMDAETYEQIELPAELLGERRPFLQDGMTIVVEFHEDEALNATLPQKVTCKVVETEPVVKGQTAANSFKPAILDNGVKVMVPPFVGQDEDIVVNTETMEYSERA, from the coding sequence ATGCCGAAAATTAACGGAAATGAGATTCGTCCAAGCAACGTCCTTGAGCACAACGGGGGCCTCTGGGCCGCCGTCAAGGTTGACCATGTGAAACCCGGCAAGGGCGGAGCCTTCGCGCAGGTCGAGCTACGCAATCTTCGTAACGGATCAAAACTGAACGAACGGTTTAGATCAGCGGACAAAGTAGAGCGTGTTCGACTGGAGCAGAAGGATCAGCAATTCCTCTATGAATCCGACGGGATGCTGGTGTTCATGGACGCCGAGACCTACGAGCAGATCGAACTGCCGGCCGAGCTTCTGGGCGAGCGTCGTCCCTTCCTGCAGGACGGCATGACGATCGTCGTGGAGTTCCACGAGGACGAGGCGTTGAACGCCACCCTGCCCCAGAAGGTCACCTGCAAGGTCGTCGAGACCGAGCCGGTGGTGAAGGGTCAGACCGCGGCGAACTCGTTCAAGCCGGCAATCCTCGACAATGGCGTGAAGGTCATGGTGCCGCCCTTCGTGGGTCAGGACGAAGATATCGTCGTGAACACCGAGACCATGGAATATTCCGAGCGCGCTTAA
- a CDS encoding response regulator, with translation MPKLSTILHVDDDFDIRDIVQMSLSMDDSLTLYQSSSGPEALDFLATTRPDLLLLDVMMPGMTGPELWAKIKALPEGYAEIPTIFMTAKAEDSLSKELLQQGAIAVITKPFDPMSLGPDIRSAWEKQ, from the coding sequence ATGCCGAAGCTGAGCACCATCCTGCACGTTGATGACGATTTCGACATTCGCGATATCGTTCAGATGTCGCTGAGCATGGACGACTCGCTGACGTTGTATCAGTCGAGTTCCGGGCCCGAGGCTCTGGATTTTCTCGCCACGACGCGCCCCGACCTTCTTCTGCTCGACGTGATGATGCCGGGCATGACGGGGCCGGAGCTTTGGGCGAAGATCAAAGCCCTCCCCGAAGGCTACGCGGAAATTCCGACGATTTTCATGACCGCCAAGGCGGAAGACTCCCTCTCAAAAGAGCTTCTGCAACAGGGCGCGATTGCCGTGATCACCAAGCCTTTCGATCCCATGAGCCTGGGGCCCGACATTCGCTCGGCTTGGGAAAAACAGTAA
- a CDS encoding S-(hydroxymethyl)glutathione dehydrogenase/class III alcohol dehydrogenase: MRTKAAVAVAAGQPLEIMEVNLEGPRAGEVLVEIKATGLCHTDEFTRSGDDPEGIFPAILGHEGAGVVVEVGEGVTSLEVGDHVIPLYTPECRECEYCLNPKTNLCQSIRTTQGAGLLPDGTTRFSMLDGTPIHHYMGCSTFANHTVVPEIALAKVRKDAPFDKICYIGCGVTTGIGAVINTAKVEIGSRAIVFGLGGIGLNVIQGLRLAGADQIVGVDLNDSKVEMGTHFGMTDFVNPSKVEGDLVAHLVELTGGGADYTFDATGNVQVMRTALEAAHKGWGESIIIGVAPAGAEISTRPFQLVTGRSWRGTAFGGASGRTDVPKIVDWYMDGKIEIDPMITHKLSLDEINHGFELMHEGKSIRAVVEY; the protein is encoded by the coding sequence ATGAGAACCAAAGCCGCCGTTGCCGTTGCCGCCGGACAACCTCTCGAAATCATGGAGGTCAATCTTGAGGGCCCTCGCGCGGGTGAGGTTCTGGTCGAGATCAAGGCCACGGGCCTCTGCCATACCGATGAATTCACCCGCTCGGGCGATGACCCTGAGGGCATCTTCCCGGCCATCCTCGGCCATGAGGGCGCAGGTGTCGTGGTGGAAGTGGGTGAGGGCGTGACCAGCCTTGAAGTCGGCGATCACGTGATCCCGCTCTACACGCCCGAGTGCCGCGAGTGCGAATACTGCCTCAACCCCAAGACCAACCTCTGCCAGTCGATCCGCACGACCCAGGGCGCAGGCCTTCTGCCCGACGGCACGACCCGCTTCTCGATGCTCGACGGCACGCCGATCCACCATTACATGGGCTGCTCGACCTTCGCCAACCATACGGTTGTGCCGGAAATCGCGCTCGCCAAGGTCCGCAAGGACGCGCCCTTCGACAAGATCTGCTACATCGGCTGTGGCGTGACCACGGGCATCGGTGCGGTGATCAACACCGCGAAGGTGGAGATCGGCAGCCGGGCGATTGTCTTCGGCCTCGGCGGTATCGGCCTGAACGTGATCCAGGGCCTGCGCCTTGCCGGTGCGGATCAGATCGTGGGCGTCGACCTCAACGACAGCAAGGTCGAGATGGGCACCCACTTCGGCATGACCGATTTCGTGAACCCCTCGAAGGTCGAGGGCGATCTGGTCGCGCATCTGGTCGAACTGACCGGGGGCGGCGCGGATTACACCTTTGATGCCACCGGCAATGTGCAGGTCATGCGCACCGCGCTGGAAGCCGCGCACAAGGGGTGGGGCGAGAGCATCATCATCGGCGTGGCACCCGCCGGCGCCGAGATCTCCACCCGTCCGTTCCAACTGGTCACCGGCCGCAGCTGGCGCGGTACGGCTTTCGGCGGGGCCTCCGGGCGGACCGACGTGCCGAAGATCGTGGACTGGTACATGGACGGCAAGATCGAGATCGATCCGATGATCACCCACAAGCTCAGCCTGGACGAGATCAACCATGGCTTCGAGCTGATGCACGAGGGCAAGTCGATCCGCGCCGTCGTCGAATACTGA
- a CDS encoding glutathione S-transferase → MTASPILWSFRRCPYAMRARGAILLAGQRVELREIVLRDKPEAFLRTSPSATVPALRLGDRVIDESLDIMIWALERNDPDGLLEMPDEGWQLIESNDGPFKDALDHTKYAVRHPEFDPVAERQKAAGYLHALEARLAAQKWLCGDQASLADHAIWPFVRQFANTDRAWFDAQPWPALIRWLDGFTEGAHFAQIMPKYTPWVEGDAPVWFGAP, encoded by the coding sequence ATGACAGCCTCCCCGATCCTCTGGAGTTTCCGCCGCTGCCCCTACGCGATGCGCGCACGAGGGGCGATATTGCTGGCAGGACAGAGGGTTGAGCTGCGAGAGATCGTCCTGCGCGACAAGCCGGAGGCGTTTCTGCGCACCTCTCCCTCCGCAACCGTCCCGGCGCTGCGCCTGGGCGACAGGGTCATCGACGAAAGCCTCGACATCATGATCTGGGCGCTGGAGCGGAATGACCCCGACGGGCTGCTCGAGATGCCGGATGAGGGATGGCAGTTGATCGAGTCCAATGACGGGCCGTTCAAGGACGCGCTCGATCACACGAAATATGCCGTGCGCCATCCGGAGTTCGACCCGGTGGCAGAGCGCCAGAAGGCGGCAGGCTATCTTCACGCGCTGGAAGCCCGGCTTGCTGCGCAGAAGTGGCTTTGCGGCGATCAAGCAAGTCTCGCCGACCACGCGATCTGGCCGTTCGTGCGCCAATTCGCCAACACCGATCGTGCGTGGTTCGACGCGCAGCCTTGGCCCGCCCTTATCCGCTGGTTGGACGGTTTCACCGAAGGGGCGCATTTCGCGCAGATCATGCCGAAGTACACCCCTTGGGTAGAAGGCGACGCCCCTGTCTGGTTCGGCGCGCCCTAG
- a CDS encoding Hpt domain-containing protein produces the protein MMAAAHPNPSANSRFSDALARVRQRFVQSIPERLEEIGCQFERISDGEDLADCLHGIERELHKIAGIAGSIGLSELGEKSARTEAKLINELAGDIDAAAVEKLFEAIVELTQDLQRVHATEAS, from the coding sequence ATGATGGCCGCGGCGCACCCCAACCCTTCGGCAAACAGCCGCTTTTCGGACGCGTTGGCGCGGGTCCGGCAGCGGTTCGTTCAATCGATCCCCGAGCGGCTGGAAGAAATCGGCTGCCAGTTCGAGCGTATTTCGGACGGCGAAGACCTTGCGGATTGCCTGCACGGGATCGAACGCGAGTTGCACAAGATCGCCGGTATTGCCGGCTCCATCGGGTTATCGGAACTGGGCGAGAAAAGCGCGCGCACCGAGGCGAAACTGATCAACGAGCTGGCGGGCGACATCGACGCCGCTGCCGTCGAGAAGCTGTTCGAAGCCATCGTCGAGCTGACGCAGGATCTGCAGAGGGTTCACGCAACCGAAGCAAGCTGA
- a CDS encoding BadF/BadG/BcrA/BcrD ATPase family protein, with the protein MAEQSLTSRIGIDGGGTNCRFALVLDGTRYDLRRGGANASTDMAGTIATLRDGLSSLAQEAGVSIENLSSIPAHIGLAGVMDAAMGAEIAAQLPLRCVRVEDDRRTAMSGALGHSDGCVLGIGTGSFIGRRAAGVERVIGGWGLVLGDVASGAYLGRGLLSRILESADGLFPPSDLTQQVLAEIGSTAAIVSFAAQAAPADFARFAPRIIEAAHGGDPNARALVIDSAQQIAQRLRHLGWEAGEKIVPIGGLAPAYAPFLPPEMAENIGTPEGTSLDGALTLAATVTAT; encoded by the coding sequence ATGGCAGAGCAATCACTCACATCGCGGATCGGGATCGACGGCGGCGGCACCAACTGTCGCTTCGCGCTCGTGCTCGATGGCACGCGGTACGACCTGCGCCGCGGCGGGGCCAATGCCTCCACGGATATGGCCGGCACCATCGCGACACTGCGCGACGGCCTTTCCTCGCTCGCGCAAGAGGCGGGTGTAAGCATCGAGAATCTCTCCTCCATCCCCGCCCACATCGGCTTGGCCGGCGTCATGGATGCCGCCATGGGCGCAGAGATTGCAGCGCAACTGCCCCTGCGATGCGTGCGGGTCGAGGACGACAGACGCACGGCCATGTCAGGCGCCCTGGGGCACTCGGACGGATGCGTTCTGGGGATCGGTACCGGCTCTTTCATCGGCCGCCGCGCGGCGGGCGTTGAGCGCGTGATCGGCGGATGGGGCTTGGTTTTGGGTGACGTGGCTTCGGGCGCTTACCTCGGGCGAGGCTTGTTGAGCCGCATTCTGGAGAGCGCCGATGGCCTGTTCCCGCCATCGGACCTCACGCAGCAGGTTCTGGCCGAGATCGGCTCCACCGCCGCGATCGTCAGCTTTGCGGCACAGGCCGCTCCGGCCGACTTCGCGCGTTTCGCGCCGCGGATCATCGAGGCGGCCCATGGCGGAGACCCCAACGCCCGCGCCCTCGTCATCGACAGCGCACAACAGATCGCACAGCGGCTCCGGCACCTTGGGTGGGAAGCGGGCGAGAAGATCGTGCCCATCGGGGGGCTCGCCCCCGCCTACGCGCCGTTCCTGCCGCCTGAGATGGCCGAGAACATTGGGACGCCTGAAGGAACTTCGCTCGACGGGGCGCTCACGCTCGCCGCGACGGTCACGGCAACCTGA
- a CDS encoding rhomboid family intramembrane serine protease, with amino-acid sequence MFPIRDHNPSERTPIVTWALMAINIVVFLSYFPALGGDEVQLLRFYLTWGMVPEGVSQGYNWHTVFTSMFLHGGWMHLIGNMLFLYIFGDNLEDMMGRVGFLLFYLASGVAAAAGQVLAEPSSLVPMVGASGAIAGVMGGYLLMFPRARIDVAVILVIFVKIFTIPAWLMLGLWFALQLVSGLSMDLVGGGVAYWAHAGGFVAGVVLAMPFFLRRGGARYWQTWNGKPPHDEMEYRVVKRARSPIPSVQRARSPKGVDRPLSDLGRVPRAGTRRVQRGPWSGRN; translated from the coding sequence ATGTTTCCGATCCGAGATCATAATCCGTCCGAGCGGACGCCCATCGTTACCTGGGCGCTCATGGCGATCAATATCGTGGTTTTCCTGTCGTATTTCCCGGCTCTTGGTGGAGACGAGGTGCAACTGCTGCGGTTCTACCTGACCTGGGGCATGGTCCCCGAGGGCGTGTCGCAGGGCTACAACTGGCACACCGTCTTCACCTCGATGTTCCTGCACGGCGGCTGGATGCACCTGATCGGCAACATGCTGTTCCTCTATATCTTCGGCGATAACCTCGAGGATATGATGGGCCGTGTGGGCTTCCTGCTCTTCTACCTTGCCAGTGGCGTTGCGGCGGCGGCGGGGCAGGTCTTGGCGGAGCCGTCTTCACTGGTGCCCATGGTCGGCGCCTCGGGCGCGATTGCAGGGGTCATGGGCGGCTACCTCCTGATGTTCCCGCGCGCGCGGATCGATGTTGCCGTAATCCTCGTGATCTTCGTGAAAATCTTCACCATCCCGGCCTGGCTGATGTTGGGCCTGTGGTTTGCCTTGCAGCTGGTCAGCGGCCTGTCGATGGACCTTGTCGGCGGCGGCGTGGCCTATTGGGCCCATGCGGGCGGCTTCGTCGCCGGGGTGGTGCTGGCCATGCCGTTTTTCCTGCGCCGCGGCGGCGCACGTTATTGGCAGACCTGGAACGGGAAGCCGCCCCATGACGAGATGGAATACCGGGTCGTGAAACGCGCGCGGTCGCCGATCCCCTCGGTACAGCGCGCCCGCAGCCCCAAGGGCGTCGATCGCCCCCTGTCGGACCTGGGCCGGGTGCCGCGCGCAGGGACGCGCCGCGTCCAGCGCGGTCCGTGGTCCGGTCGAAATTGA
- the hemN gene encoding oxygen-independent coproporphyrinogen III oxidase, translating to MDPVLQKYAARATPRYTSYPTAPHFQKDFSEIRYRDWLSKLEPREPVSLYLHVPFCRQMCWYCGCNMKLAAKYGPVGDYARTLRKEIAQLAEALPDRMQVSHLHWGGGTPTALSPDDLQMLMDEVREHFDFAPEAEVAIESDPRTLSADMAARIGDLGFTRASFGVQEFDLKVQKAINRVQPPDMVGRSVNQLRSHGVEGINFDLIYGLPYQTVDSLVETVRICAALQPDRVALFGYAHVPWMAKNQRVIPDEALPGAAARHAQATAAAEALQAEGYVAIGLDHFARPDDALAVAARAGTLRRNFQGYTTDRAKTLIGLGASSIGRTPSGFIQNIAETGAWARAVEAGHLPVAKGLPLTADDRLRAEVIERLMCDGHVDAAAIGRRHGAAPGWWRQAEATLHEMAADGLLTMSKGCFAMTPRGRPLVRLAAAAFDAYLQESTARHSVAV from the coding sequence ATGGACCCCGTGTTACAGAAGTACGCCGCGCGCGCGACGCCGCGCTACACCAGCTATCCCACCGCGCCGCATTTCCAGAAGGACTTCTCCGAAATCCGTTACCGCGACTGGCTGTCCAAACTGGAGCCGCGAGAGCCCGTGTCGCTCTACCTCCACGTGCCGTTCTGCCGCCAGATGTGCTGGTATTGCGGTTGCAACATGAAGCTCGCGGCCAAATATGGTCCCGTCGGCGACTACGCGAGGACGCTGCGCAAGGAGATTGCGCAGCTGGCGGAGGCGCTGCCGGATCGGATGCAGGTCTCTCACCTGCATTGGGGCGGGGGCACGCCCACCGCGCTTTCCCCGGACGATCTGCAGATGCTGATGGACGAGGTCCGCGAGCACTTCGATTTCGCGCCGGAGGCTGAGGTCGCGATCGAGAGCGATCCGCGCACGCTCAGCGCCGACATGGCCGCACGGATCGGCGATCTGGGCTTCACCCGCGCGAGCTTTGGCGTTCAGGAATTTGACCTGAAGGTACAAAAGGCGATCAACCGCGTGCAGCCTCCCGACATGGTGGGCCGCAGCGTGAACCAGTTGCGCAGTCATGGCGTGGAGGGGATCAACTTCGATCTGATCTACGGCCTCCCTTACCAGACCGTCGATAGCCTCGTGGAGACCGTGAGGATTTGCGCGGCTCTGCAGCCAGACCGCGTGGCGCTCTTCGGCTATGCCCATGTGCCTTGGATGGCGAAGAACCAGCGGGTGATCCCGGACGAGGCCCTTCCCGGTGCGGCAGCGCGCCATGCGCAGGCGACGGCGGCAGCGGAGGCTCTGCAGGCGGAGGGCTACGTGGCCATTGGCCTCGATCACTTTGCGCGACCTGACGATGCCCTCGCGGTTGCCGCCCGCGCGGGAACCCTGCGGCGCAACTTTCAGGGCTATACGACTGATCGCGCCAAGACGCTGATCGGCCTTGGCGCGAGCTCCATCGGACGCACGCCCTCGGGTTTCATCCAGAACATCGCAGAGACGGGCGCATGGGCCCGCGCGGTGGAGGCCGGGCATCTGCCCGTCGCCAAGGGGTTGCCGCTCACCGCGGATGACCGGCTCCGCGCCGAGGTGATTGAGCGGCTGATGTGCGACGGCCACGTCGACGCTGCCGCGATTGGCAGGCGCCATGGAGCTGCACCCGGTTGGTGGCGGCAGGCGGAAGCCACGCTGCACGAGATGGCGGCGGACGGGCTTTTGACGATGTCTAAGGGATGCTTTGCCATGACCCCGCGGGGCCGACCCCTTGTGCGCCTCGCGGCCGCCGCGTTCGACGCCTATCTGCAGGAAAGCACGGCCCGTCACTCGGTCGCGGTCTAG